One Lachancea thermotolerans CBS 6340 chromosome F complete sequence DNA window includes the following coding sequences:
- the ALR1 gene encoding Mg(2+) transporter ALR1 (similar to uniprot|Q08269 Saccharomyces cerevisiae YOL130W ALR1 Plasma membrane Mg(2+) transporter expression and turnover are regulated by Mg(2+) concentration overexpression confers increased tolerance to Al(3+) and Ga(3+) ions and similar to YFL050C uniprot|P43553 Saccharomyces cerevisiae YFL050C ALR2 Probable Mg(2+)transporter; overexpression confers increased tolerance to Al(3+) and Ga(3+) ions) encodes MGSDSESQHSTDNISTTASVAVSLASMGTQEHNELYDHRKQPDSLPVRHSSELGKSESRRAPLSTGRTEALKISPGSIRSGITFENESDEEELQIRSPQMKPSTTSTNNARPSRLAHSMPHQKQLYTSSGASQYITAPPPLNPRKSSKFSNVEDAGNMKKAKPRAGSDSSSVKPMHLLSKTISARSNQSESNIREQTMRRRVSRASIETDNSHASRESQETEEDVCFPMERLEHTRINGIDFDELEEFAIQSREEYINAAMNGAEAELIKSDDKYLNKAGSSSSTSTVMSAAALKYTPRPTSESKEPRIGQQESTDSPQGIFFGNNKVENDDSEQLQASVPSQVGNYLAPDRFSFFCSDSEETVHAADIASLVKPGETFRELFRDGAPTWWLDCVCPTDEEMRCISKAFGLHPLTAEDIRMQETREKVELFKTYYFVCFHTFEGDNESEDFLEPINVYIVIFKEGVLTFHFGPIYHCSNVRRRVRQLRDYVDVSSDWLCYALIDDITDSFAPVIQAIEYEADVIEDSVFMARDMDFAHMLQRIGESRRKTMTLMRLLSGKADVIKMFAKRCQDEVNGIGPALTSQLNIANLQFSQTRGAGVPPKQSVQTSHNLRAQPRADIALYLGDIQDHVLTMFQNLLSYEKIFSRSHANYLAQLQVESFNSNNKVTEMLSKVTLIGTILVPLNLVTGLFGMNVRVPGGDQSQQHTYAWFFGILGVMIFLAVSFALISTYWMGRLAAPSTLNEASESGTRSILNTLRPRGSRTVGKTDAYKKQNTNRSISSFQR; translated from the coding sequence ATGGGAAGCGACTCTGAATCACAACACTCAACAGACAACATCTCCACCACGGCTTCAGTTGCCGTGTCACTAGCTTCAATGGGCACACAGGAGCACAATGAGCTTTATGACCATAGGAAGCAGCCGGACTCGCTTCCCGTTCGTCATAGCTCAGAGCTAGGAAAGTCAGAATCTCGAAGAGCTCCGCTTTCCACTGGCAGAACCGAGGCTCTTAAAATTTCGCCCGGTTCCATACGGTCAGGAATCACGTTCGAGAATGAatctgatgaagaggagctgCAGATTAGAAGTCCACAGATGAAGCCATCAACTACAAGCACAAATAACGCGAGGCCCTCTCGTTTGGCTCACTCGATGCCGCATCAGAAGCAGCTTTATACCAGCTCAGGAGCTTCACAATATATAACGGCTCCTCCCCCACTCAATCCAAGGAAGAGTTCGAAATTTTCCAATGTCGAGGACGCTGGGAATATGAAGAAAGCAAAGCCTAGAGCTGGCTCTGACTCTTCATCTGTGAAGCCCATGCACCTCTTGAGCAAAACCATATCGGCAAGGTCAAATCAAAGCGAGTCCAATATACGGGAACAGACTATGAGACGCAGAGTTTCAAGAGCCTCTATCGAAACAGACAACTCCCACGCCTCTAGAGAGtcccaagaaactgaagaagatgtGTGCTTTCCGATGGAACGTTTGGAGCACACGAGAATTAATGggattgattttgatgaacttgaagagtTCGCTATTCAGTCGAGGGAAGAATACATAAATGCTGCAATGAACGGTGCAGAGGCTGAACTTATAAAATCCGATGACAAATATTTGAACAAAGcgggctcttcttcttcgacttcgACAGTTATGTCCGCGGCGGCTCTGAAGTATACTCCGAGACCTACTTCAGAATCCAAAGAACCTCGAATCGGGCAGCAGGAGTCTACTGATTCTCCACAGggaattttttttggaaacaatAAAGTCGAGAATGATGACAGTGAACAACTTCAGGCTTCAGTCCCTTCTCAAGTGGGGAACTATCTGGCACCGGATAGGTTTtcctttttttgttcagATTCCGAGGAGACTGTCCACGCGGCTGACATAGCGTCGTTAGTGAAGCCAGGGGAGACTTTCCGGGAGCTGTTCCGGGACGGCGCACCAACATGGTGGCTAGACTGTGTCTGCCCTACAGACGAAGAGATGAGGTGTATTTCTAAGGCATTTGGACTTCACCCTTTGACAGCAGAGGATATTAGGATGCAAGAAACGCGTGAGAaagttgagctcttcaaaacatatTATTTCGTGTGTTTCCACACTTTTGAAGGCGACAATGAATCGGAGGACTTTTTGGAGCCTATCAATGTTTACATTGTCATTTTCAAGGAAGGTGTGCTGACGTTTCACTTTGGACCAATTTACCATTGTTCGAACGTTAGAAGACGTGTGAGGCAGTTGCGTGACTATGTAGACGTGAGTTCTGATTGGCTCTGTTACGCGCTTATTGACGATATTACCGATAGTTTTGCGCCAGTGATCCAGGCCATAGAATATGAAGCCGACGTGATTGAGGACTCGGTATTCATGGCTCGCGATATGGATTTTGCTCACATGCTGCAGAGGATAGGAGAGAGCAGACGCAAGACTATGACATTGATGAGATTACTTAGCGGCAAAGCAGATGTTATCAAAATGTTTGCTAAAAGATGTCAAGATGAAGTCAATGGCATAGGTCCTGCGTTGACTTCCCAACTGAACATAGCAAATTTGCAATTTTCGCAAACGCGTGGCGCCGGAGTTCCACCAAAACAGAGTGTTCAAACGTCCCACAACCTTAGAGCCCAGCCCCGGGCAGATATCGCATTATACTTGGGCGATATTCAAGATCACGTTCTTACTATGTTTCAAAACCTTTTATCTTATGAGAAAATCTTCTCTCGATCTCATGCAAACTACTTGGCCCAGCTTCAGGTTGAGTCCTTTAACTCCAACAATAAAGTAACGGAAATGTTGAGTAAAGTGACATTGATAGGTACAATTTTAGTTCCTCTCAATTTAGTGACAGGTTTATTCGGTATGAACGTGCGCGTGCCCGGAGGCGACCAAAGCCAGCAACATACTTATGCTTGGTTTTTTGGTATACTTGGAGTTatgattttcttggcagTGTCTTTTGCACTTATCTCCACTTATTGGATGGGAAGGCTGGCTGCACCCTCCACCCTTAACGAGGCTTCTGAAAGTGGAACTAGGTCTATTTTGAACACGCTGAGGCCTCGGGGATCTCGTACTGTTGGGAAAACAGATGCCTACAAAAAACAGAACACTAATCGTTCTATATCGAGTTTTCAGAGGTAG
- the STB1 gene encoding Stb1p (weakly similar to uniprot|P42845 Saccharomyces cerevisiae YNL309W STB1 Protein with a role in regulation of MBF-specific transcription at Start phosphorylated by Cln-Cdc28p kinases in vitro unphosphorylated form binds Swi6p and binding is required for Stb1p function expression is cell-cycle regulated), protein MGSSQLSPQKEQEIALKILERAELAQMTRQLRVGLSKVATPKKGSRDGVKPSSRLSPVKFEVPRNVQETERISPLKRDRSFGCQSFGEECENSLEDGTSPSKMQKRPTTPPRANNKVNRGNVKTERDEISDLLVPRTPKSSHGINDVGADLLMYLATSPYTSTNLGQAPQTPSTMTNSVQARAPTTPSYPSQNSSSDAVRLSHLKSQTTPPQLGFKAPSQGMASSTLQETPSQQGASYSEIMDSPGTTFYVSSPQKPKTGFGGNNSTSLQVPGTPSRELRSAHLLKTPNFNMGDYVHNLFSPSPRVTSGSIRDTKKD, encoded by the coding sequence ATGGGTTCCAGTCAATTGTCACCTCAAAAGGAGCAAGAAATTGCACTCAAAATACTAGAGAGGGCCGAGCTGGCGCAAATGACGCGCCAGCTTAGGGTTGGTCTTAGCAAAGTCGCGACACCGAAGAAAGGTTCACGGGATGGAGTGAAACCTAGTTCAAGGTTGTCCCCAGTGAAGTTCGAGGTTCCAAGGAATGTGCAAGAAACAGAGCGCATTTCGCCTTTGAAGCGCGACAGGAGCTTCGGATGTCAATCTTTTGGTGAGGAGTGCGAGAACTCACTGGAAGACGGCACTTCACCCTCTAAAATGCAGAAAAGGCCAACTACACCGCCAAGGGCAAATAACAAAGTGAATCGTGGAAATGTGAAAACAGAAAGAGATGAAATATCGGACCTTTTAGTGCCGCGAACCCCCAAGAGTTCCCACGGCATTAACGACGTGGGTGCAGATCTTCTAATGTATCTAGCGACCAGTCCCTACACAAGCACGAATCTCGGTCAGGCCCCCCAGACGCCATCCACCATGACGAATAGCGTGCAAGCCAGAGCTCCCACTACACCCTCATACCCCTCGCAGAACTCAAGTAGCGACGCTGTGCGTCTTTCACATCTCAAGAGCCAAACAACTCCCCCACAGTTGGGGTTCAAAGCTCCCAGCCAAGGTATGGCTAGCTCCACGCTCCAAGAAACTCCATCCCAGCAAGGTGCCTCTTACTCCGAAATAATGGATTCTCCGGGTACCACCTTCTACGTTTCCTCGCCACAGAAGCCTAAGACAGGCTTCGGCGGCAACAATTCTACATCTTTACAAGTCCCAGGAACACCTTCTAGGGAGCTGCGCTCTGCGCATCTCCTGAAAACGCCCAACTTCAACATGGGTGATTATGTTCACAACTTATTCAGCCCTTCACCACGCGTGACAAGTGGCTCAATACGTGACACAAAGAAAGACTAA
- the ZIM17 gene encoding Zim17p (similar to uniprot|P42844 Saccharomyces cerevisiae YNL310C ZIM17 Essential component of the mitochondrial import system zinc finger protein that may act with Pam18p to facilitate recognition and folding of imported proteins by Ssc1p (mtHSP70) in the mitochondrial matrix), with amino-acid sequence MLRTFSRRLFAPGSRIFCSSLVQPRSLPLMGASRLISSKAILKNEQKKNADKTKLGTLKVDKPQLMIAFTCKKCNNRSSHTMSKQAYTKGTVLIQCPGCKSRHLIADHLKIFSDDHITVEDIMNAKGESVSSTTDDLAFEDIPEKLKSVIGHYAKNAPSEMKQKLDNESVHALPHKNETN; translated from the coding sequence ATGTTAAGAACCTTTAGCCGCCGTCTCTTCGCGCCAGGCTCTAGAATATTTTGCTCGAGCCTGGTGCAGCCGAGATCCCTGCCGCTGATGGGGGCTTCACGCTtaatctcttcaaaagccatATTGAAGAACgagcaaaagaagaacgcGGATAAAACCAAACTTGGCACTCTCAAAGTGGATAAGCCGCAATTGATGATCGCTTTTACCTGCAAAAAGTGCAACAACAGATCTTCGCACACTATGTCAAAGCAGGCCTACACCAAGGGAACGGTTCTTATCCAATGTCCAGGGTGCAAGAGCAGACACTTGATCGCAGACCACCTTAAGATCTTTTCTGATGACCATATAACTGTAGAGGATATCATGAATGCTAAGGGTGAGTCAGTCTCTTCAACCACAGATGACCTGGCATTCGAAGACATACCtgagaaactcaaaagtGTAATTGGGCATTATGCAAAGAACGCACCCAGTGAAATGAAGCAGAAACTCGACAACGAAAGCGTGCATGCCCTGCCTCACAAAAACGAGACGAATTAA